From Thunnus albacares chromosome 22, fThuAlb1.1, whole genome shotgun sequence, the proteins below share one genomic window:
- the epoa gene encoding erythropoietin isoform X1, producing MGNRRTYGPNREDPMRGYADTAMEIPRLLALLLIVLEWTRPGLPSPLKPICDLRVLNHFIKEARDAEVAMKSCREGCSLSESVTVPQTTVDFDVWEKKNALEQAQEVQCGLWLLQQALSLLRTSVTNTALHSHIDNSIRNLLSINAVLRSLNIQEYTPPASAAGLEGTWRVSSATDLLQVHVNFLRGKVHLLLSAAQACQQDVS from the exons ATGGGCAATAGACGGACCTATGGGCCAAACCGCGAGGACCCTATGAGGGGCTATGCGGATACCGCTATGGAGATTCCCA GACTGCTTGCCTTGCTGTTGATAGTGTTGGAGTGGACCCGGCCAGGCCTACCATCCCCACTGAAGCCGATCTGTGACCTGAGGGTCCTGAACCATTTCATTAAGGAAGCCCGAGACGCAGAAGTCGCTATG AAGTCATGTAGAGAAGGATGTAGCCTGTCAGAGTCTGTCACTGTTCCCCAAACCACAGTAGACTTTGATGTCTgggagaagaaaaat GCATTGGAGCAAGCCCAGGAGGTGCAGTGTGGCTTATGGCTTTTACAACAGGCCCTCAGTTTGCTACGAACCTCAGTCACCAACACAGCACTGCACAGCCACATAGACAACTCCATCAGAAATCTGCTTAGCATCAATGCTGTGCTGCGTAGCCTCAACATCCAG GAATATACCCCACCAGCAAGTGCAGCAGGACTTGAGGGGACATGGAGGGTGTCCTCAGCAACAGATTTGCTTCAAGTTCATGTCAACTTCCTGCGAGGCAAAGTGCACCTCCTTCTTTCGGCTGCACAGGCTTGTCAGCAAGATGTCAGCTGA
- the epoa gene encoding erythropoietin isoform X2 — translation MLQKTGRGLLALLLIVLEWTRPGLPSPLKPICDLRVLNHFIKEARDAEVAMKSCREGCSLSESVTVPQTTVDFDVWEKKNALEQAQEVQCGLWLLQQALSLLRTSVTNTALHSHIDNSIRNLLSINAVLRSLNIQEYTPPASAAGLEGTWRVSSATDLLQVHVNFLRGKVHLLLSAAQACQQDVS, via the exons ATGTTGCAGAAAACGGGTAGAG GACTGCTTGCCTTGCTGTTGATAGTGTTGGAGTGGACCCGGCCAGGCCTACCATCCCCACTGAAGCCGATCTGTGACCTGAGGGTCCTGAACCATTTCATTAAGGAAGCCCGAGACGCAGAAGTCGCTATG AAGTCATGTAGAGAAGGATGTAGCCTGTCAGAGTCTGTCACTGTTCCCCAAACCACAGTAGACTTTGATGTCTgggagaagaaaaat GCATTGGAGCAAGCCCAGGAGGTGCAGTGTGGCTTATGGCTTTTACAACAGGCCCTCAGTTTGCTACGAACCTCAGTCACCAACACAGCACTGCACAGCCACATAGACAACTCCATCAGAAATCTGCTTAGCATCAATGCTGTGCTGCGTAGCCTCAACATCCAG GAATATACCCCACCAGCAAGTGCAGCAGGACTTGAGGGGACATGGAGGGTGTCCTCAGCAACAGATTTGCTTCAAGTTCATGTCAACTTCCTGCGAGGCAAAGTGCACCTCCTTCTTTCGGCTGCACAGGCTTGTCAGCAAGATGTCAGCTGA
- the LOC122973398 gene encoding ribonuclease P protein subunit p20-like — protein sequence MTEPRNPGMSSIPQTAPVHTDSTSPAVEMDPVEYTLRKRLPRKLPKRRNDVYVNMKTDFRAQLARCQKLLEGGGHREICVHGLGLAINRAINIALQLQASSQGALQLAANTSTVELVDDLEPEDPDEAGEPMTRTRNNSAIHIKVFYPDPQ from the coding sequence ATGACAGAGCCACGCAACCCAGGGATGTCCTCCATCCCTCAGACAGCCCCTGTACACACTGACTCCACCTCCCCGGCCGTAGAGATGGACCCAGTAGAGTACACCCTTCGGAAACGGCTCCCCCGAAAACTCCCCAAAAGACGGAACGATGTCTACGTCAACATGAAGACTGATTTCCGGGCCCAGCTGGCACGTTGTCAGAAACTGCTGGAAGGTGGGGGTCACAGGGAGATCTGTGTCCATGGCCTGGGCCTGGCCATCAACAGAGCTATCAACATTGCCCTTCAGCTGCAGGCCAGCAGCCAGGGGGCGCTGCAGCTGGCAGCCAACACCTCCACAGTAGAGCTTGTGGATGACCTGGAACCTGAGGACCCTGATGAGGCTGGGGAGCCCATGACACGTACACGCAACAACTCGGCCATTCATATTAAGGTTTTCTACCCTGACCCACAGTGA